A part of Microbacterium atlanticum genomic DNA contains:
- a CDS encoding ArsR/SmtB family transcription factor, with protein MHPFEALADPVRRRIVDILASGEHTAGQLADVVGREFRISRTAVSKHVRLLRDAGYVDGRAEENWRWYRLTAEGLESLEHAVSDIRAKYASAIGWDADARRFRDPLAHLPQYPSVPFRGPGRPSQRGRRGIQTSFVDRGSPDDEAPVPPPIYVPYSPPRPWRADAPRLNA; from the coding sequence ATGCACCCGTTCGAGGCTCTGGCCGACCCGGTCCGCCGTCGGATCGTCGACATCCTCGCGAGCGGCGAGCACACGGCCGGGCAGCTTGCGGACGTCGTCGGCCGCGAGTTCCGCATCAGCCGCACGGCGGTCTCAAAGCACGTCAGGCTCCTGCGCGACGCCGGCTACGTCGATGGCCGGGCGGAGGAGAACTGGCGTTGGTATCGCCTCACCGCCGAAGGCCTGGAAAGCCTCGAGCATGCGGTCTCGGACATCCGCGCGAAGTACGCGAGCGCCATCGGGTGGGATGCCGACGCCCGCCGGTTCCGCGATCCGCTCGCGCACCTGCCGCAGTACCCGTCTGTGCCGTTCCGTGGCCCGGGGCGACCGAGCCAGCGAGGACGACGGGGAATCCAGACGTCCTTCGTGGACCGGGGCTCGCCCGACGACGAGGCACCGGTCCCGCCGCCGATCTACGTCCCGTATTCGCCGCCCCGGCCGTGGCGCGCGGACGCACCTAGGCTGAATGCATGA
- the hrpA gene encoding ATP-dependent RNA helicase HrpA, translated as MSAPAPVISYPPELPVSAARDEIARAIRDHQVVIVAGATGSGKTTQLPKIALELGRTRIAHTQPRRLAARTIAERVAEELGVALGTTVGYKVRFTDKVSEDTRIALMTDGILLNEIHRDRLLRRYDTIIIDEAHERSLNVDFLLGYLHRILPKRPDLKVIITSATIDPESFAKHFATRSTAAATEPQPAPIIEVSGRTYPVEVRYRPPAASGEDESDDVDGITSALRELDREPAGDVLVFLPGEAEIRDAADAVRGLYAKDAAPTEVLPLYGRLSAAEQHRVFEPSRVAGVRRRVILATNVAETSLTVPGIRYVVDTGTARISRYSNRSKVQRLPIEPVSQASAQQRSGRAGRTSPGVAIRLYAEEDFQARPEFTEPEILRTSLASVILQMLALGFGDISSFPFLTPPDSRGVKAALDLLIELGAVRPASGGRDQPALTEMGREISRLPIDPRFARMLVEARRTGVLRDVLAIVSGMSIQDVRERPEDRREEADRLHARFTDPSSDFLSLLNLWNHLQEKQAELGSSAFRRLCRAEHLNYVRVREWADVHRQLSSLVKAPRPSTRPGTDGQRTADPDEIHKAILAGLLSQLGILDERTVSPPRDRRPAGGGRPGGAEYLGSRGTRFAIFPGSALRKKRPSAVMAAEVVETSRLFARTVAAIDPAWAEPLAGDLAKRSLSEPHWSKASGAASAYEKVTLFGLEIIPKRRVQLARFDRPFARELFLRHALVEGEWDSTHLDKRLTAFERRNLELRRRLEKIEERERRRDILVGDEAVYRFYDARIPRDVFDARSFEAWWKDASTRTPRLLDMTEADLVDEASRGDERDFPARWSQGDQVLSLAYRFEPGAPDDGVTAVVPLALLAQLRPDGFDWQVPGMRDELITALLRALPKSIRRHVVPAADWAATFAADLEGQGPEAHDGMPPLGLRDALAARIQRVANQPVTGADFELDRVPAHLQISFRAVDERGRTVGSDRDLRALQERLSDRVRASVSKSLTARPAGKRPGPPSPGAASGGPAGATAGEREGSGAATGFTERAGLTDWTFGDLPDVVDTRVAGGVVRGYPAIVDEGSTVALRIEATPEAAARATRQGVRRLVLLSVPSPAAYVLEHLTSAEKLALAASPYPSAKSLIEDCRVAVADAVIARTAAGGAVRTRAGFETVRDALSMVVVDELFRTVSLAARILVATREVERALRDANSLTLLGALGDVKSQLSGLVFPGFVARTGTERLAHLPRYLRGALDRLRALSDNPGRDRQRMTEFERAAAVFADAGGTIPPAEDAPAPLVHARWLLEEYRVSLFAQTLGTAEPVSLQRIQKALRG; from the coding sequence ATGTCTGCGCCCGCGCCCGTCATCTCGTATCCCCCCGAGCTGCCCGTCAGCGCGGCGCGGGACGAGATCGCGCGCGCGATCCGCGACCACCAGGTGGTGATCGTCGCCGGGGCCACCGGGTCGGGGAAGACCACGCAGCTGCCCAAGATCGCGCTGGAGCTCGGCCGCACGCGCATCGCGCACACCCAGCCCCGCCGCCTCGCGGCGCGGACGATCGCCGAGCGCGTCGCGGAGGAGCTGGGGGTGGCGCTCGGCACCACCGTCGGCTATAAGGTGCGCTTCACCGACAAGGTGTCGGAGGACACCCGGATCGCCCTCATGACCGACGGCATCCTGCTCAACGAGATCCACCGCGACCGGCTGCTGCGCCGCTACGACACGATCATCATCGACGAGGCCCACGAGCGCTCCCTCAACGTCGACTTCCTGCTCGGCTACCTGCACCGCATCCTGCCGAAGCGCCCCGACCTGAAGGTGATCATCACCAGCGCGACGATCGACCCCGAGAGCTTCGCGAAGCACTTCGCGACCCGTTCGACAGCGGCGGCGACGGAGCCGCAGCCGGCGCCGATCATCGAGGTGTCCGGCCGCACCTACCCGGTGGAGGTGCGCTACCGCCCGCCGGCGGCATCCGGCGAGGACGAGTCCGACGACGTCGACGGCATCACGTCGGCGCTGCGCGAGCTCGACCGGGAACCGGCCGGCGACGTGCTGGTGTTCCTCCCCGGCGAGGCCGAGATCCGCGATGCCGCCGACGCGGTGCGCGGGCTGTACGCGAAGGACGCCGCCCCGACCGAGGTGCTGCCGCTGTACGGGCGACTCTCGGCGGCCGAGCAGCACCGGGTCTTCGAGCCGTCGCGGGTGGCCGGCGTCCGCCGGCGCGTGATCCTCGCCACCAACGTGGCCGAGACGAGCCTCACGGTGCCGGGGATCCGGTACGTCGTCGACACCGGAACCGCGCGCATCTCGCGGTACAGCAACCGCAGCAAGGTGCAGCGTCTGCCGATCGAGCCGGTGTCGCAGGCGTCGGCCCAGCAGCGCTCCGGACGCGCGGGGCGCACGAGTCCCGGTGTCGCCATCCGCCTCTACGCCGAAGAGGACTTCCAGGCCAGACCGGAGTTCACCGAGCCTGAGATCCTGCGCACGAGCCTCGCCTCGGTCATCCTGCAGATGCTGGCGCTCGGGTTCGGCGACATCTCGTCGTTCCCGTTCCTGACCCCGCCGGACTCCCGCGGCGTCAAAGCCGCCCTCGACCTGCTGATCGAGCTCGGCGCGGTGCGCCCGGCGTCAGGAGGCCGCGACCAGCCCGCCCTCACCGAGATGGGCCGGGAGATCTCGCGGCTTCCGATCGACCCCCGCTTCGCGCGCATGCTCGTCGAGGCCCGTCGCACCGGCGTGCTGCGCGACGTGCTGGCGATCGTTTCGGGGATGTCGATCCAGGACGTCCGAGAGCGCCCCGAGGACCGCCGGGAGGAGGCCGACCGCCTGCACGCGCGGTTCACCGATCCGTCGAGCGACTTCCTGAGCCTGCTGAATCTGTGGAACCACCTGCAGGAGAAGCAGGCCGAACTGGGCTCCAGCGCGTTCCGGCGGCTCTGCCGCGCCGAGCATCTCAACTACGTGCGCGTCCGCGAGTGGGCCGACGTGCACCGGCAGCTGAGCTCGCTCGTGAAGGCGCCCCGACCCTCGACGCGCCCCGGGACCGATGGCCAACGCACCGCCGATCCCGACGAGATCCACAAGGCGATCCTCGCCGGCCTGCTGTCTCAGCTCGGCATCCTCGACGAGCGCACGGTGAGCCCCCCGCGAGACCGGCGGCCTGCCGGCGGCGGCCGACCGGGTGGGGCCGAGTACCTCGGCTCGCGCGGCACGCGCTTCGCGATCTTCCCCGGCTCGGCGCTGCGCAAGAAGCGCCCGAGCGCGGTCATGGCCGCCGAAGTGGTCGAGACCAGCCGCCTCTTCGCGCGCACGGTCGCGGCCATCGACCCCGCGTGGGCCGAGCCGCTCGCCGGCGACCTCGCGAAGCGGTCGCTGAGCGAGCCGCACTGGTCCAAGGCGTCGGGCGCGGCATCCGCGTACGAGAAGGTCACGCTCTTCGGCCTCGAGATCATCCCGAAGCGCCGCGTGCAGCTCGCCCGCTTCGACCGGCCGTTCGCCCGCGAGCTCTTCCTCCGCCATGCGCTCGTCGAGGGCGAGTGGGACTCGACCCACCTCGACAAGCGGCTGACGGCCTTCGAGCGGCGCAACCTCGAGCTGCGCCGGCGGCTCGAGAAGATCGAGGAGCGCGAGCGCCGGCGCGACATCCTCGTCGGCGACGAGGCCGTCTACCGGTTCTACGATGCGCGCATCCCGCGCGACGTGTTCGACGCCCGGTCGTTCGAGGCGTGGTGGAAGGATGCCTCGACCCGGACGCCGCGCCTGCTCGACATGACGGAGGCCGACCTGGTCGACGAGGCGTCGCGCGGCGACGAGAGGGACTTCCCGGCGCGCTGGTCCCAGGGCGACCAGGTGCTCTCGCTCGCCTACCGGTTCGAGCCCGGTGCGCCCGATGACGGCGTCACCGCCGTGGTGCCGCTCGCACTGCTGGCTCAGCTGCGGCCGGACGGCTTCGACTGGCAGGTGCCGGGCATGCGCGACGAGCTCATCACCGCGCTCCTGCGCGCGCTGCCGAAGTCCATCCGGCGGCACGTCGTGCCTGCTGCCGATTGGGCGGCGACCTTCGCCGCCGACCTCGAGGGACAGGGTCCGGAGGCCCACGACGGGATGCCTCCGCTCGGCCTCCGCGACGCCCTCGCCGCACGCATCCAGCGGGTCGCGAACCAGCCCGTGACGGGCGCGGACTTCGAACTCGACCGCGTCCCGGCGCATCTGCAGATCTCGTTCCGGGCCGTCGACGAGCGCGGACGCACCGTCGGCTCCGATCGCGACCTCCGCGCGCTCCAGGAGCGCCTCTCCGACCGGGTGCGCGCGTCCGTCTCGAAGTCGCTGACGGCCCGACCTGCGGGCAAGCGCCCCGGTCCGCCGTCCCCCGGCGCGGCGTCTGGCGGCCCCGCGGGTGCGACGGCCGGTGAGAGGGAGGGCAGCGGGGCGGCGACGGGCTTCACCGAGCGCGCCGGACTCACCGACTGGACCTTCGGCGACCTTCCCGACGTCGTCGACACCAGGGTGGCCGGGGGCGTGGTCCGCGGCTATCCCGCCATCGTCGACGAGGGCTCGACCGTCGCGCTCCGCATCGAGGCGACCCCCGAGGCGGCGGCCCGCGCCACGCGGCAGGGAGTGCGCCGGCTCGTGCTGCTGTCGGTGCCGTCCCCCGCGGCGTACGTGCTCGAACACCTCACGTCCGCCGAGAAGCTCGCGCTGGCGGCATCCCCGTATCCGTCTGCCAAGTCGCTCATCGAGGACTGCCGAGTGGCGGTGGCCGACGCGGTGATCGCGCGGACCGCAGCGGGCGGCGCGGTGCGCACCCGCGCGGGGTTCGAGACCGTGCGCGACGCACTGTCGATGGTCGTGGTCGACGAGCTCTTCCGGACGGTGTCGCTGGCCGCCCGCATCCTCGTTGCGACCCGCGAGGTGGAGCGGGCGCTCCGCGATGCGAACTCGCTGACGCTGCTGGGGGCGCTGGGCGACGTGAAGTCCCAGCTCTCCGGACTGGTCTTCCCGGGCTTCGTGGCGCGGACGGGCACCGAGCGCCTCGCGCACCTGCCGCGCTACCTGCGCGGCGCCCTCGACCGGCTGCGCGCGCTGTCCGACAACCCGGGGCGGGACCGGCAGCGGATGACGGAGTTCGAGCGCGCGGCCGCGGTGTTCGCCGATGCCGGCGGCACGATTCCGCCGGCGGAGGACGCGCCGGCTCCCCTCGTGCATGCGCGGTGGCTGCTCGAGGAGTACCGGGTGAGCCTCTTCGCCCAGACGCTCGGTACCGCCGAGCCGGTGTCGCTGCAGCGCATCCAGAAGGCGCTGCGCGGCTGA
- a CDS encoding quinone oxidoreductase family protein, translating into MTVAIVYTEFGAPDVLHAMEVPDPVPGPGEVAVQVTAAGVNPIDAKLRSGARSSAPITEPRRLGIDGAGVVTAVGEGVDGFRAGDPVVFAGASGAYASDVVVDAGRVFPRPSQVSAAEGAALGIPVGTAYQTLRSLRIGAGDTVLVHGGSGAVGQALIQYAVLWGAMVIATSSERRFDRVRALGGIPVAYGEGLSDRVRASAPRGVTAAIDAAGTDEALHTSTELVPDRERVATLVRGRDASALGIRAFSGGSPVPLTAQQQAWRTEAVPVTLALLAARSFSVELGPAFALADAAEAHRAVEAGVDGKIVLVP; encoded by the coding sequence ATGACCGTCGCGATCGTCTACACCGAGTTCGGAGCCCCCGACGTCCTCCACGCGATGGAGGTCCCCGACCCGGTGCCCGGCCCGGGCGAGGTCGCCGTCCAGGTGACGGCGGCGGGCGTCAACCCGATCGACGCCAAGCTCCGCAGCGGCGCACGCTCGTCCGCGCCGATCACCGAACCGCGCCGGCTGGGCATCGACGGCGCCGGGGTGGTGACGGCCGTGGGAGAGGGTGTCGACGGCTTCCGCGCCGGCGACCCCGTCGTGTTCGCCGGCGCCTCGGGCGCCTACGCGAGCGACGTGGTCGTCGACGCCGGTCGCGTCTTCCCCCGCCCGTCGCAGGTGAGCGCCGCAGAGGGAGCGGCGCTGGGCATTCCGGTCGGCACGGCGTACCAGACGCTGCGCTCGCTCCGCATCGGCGCGGGCGACACGGTGCTCGTGCACGGCGGATCGGGCGCGGTCGGCCAGGCGCTCATCCAGTACGCGGTGCTGTGGGGGGCCATGGTGATCGCCACGTCGTCCGAGCGCCGGTTCGACCGCGTCCGGGCGCTGGGCGGCATCCCCGTCGCGTACGGCGAAGGACTGTCGGACCGCGTGCGGGCGTCGGCGCCGCGGGGCGTGACCGCGGCGATCGACGCCGCCGGGACCGACGAGGCGCTGCACACGTCCACCGAGCTGGTGCCCGATCGCGAGCGGGTCGCGACGCTCGTGCGGGGACGGGATGCCTCGGCCCTCGGCATCCGCGCATTCTCGGGCGGCTCGCCCGTCCCGCTCACGGCGCAGCAGCAGGCGTGGCGCACCGAAGCGGTCCCGGTGACGCTCGCACTCCTGGCGGCCCGCTCCTTCTCGGTCGAGCTCGGGCCCGCCTTTGCGCTGGCGGACGCCGCCGAGGCGCACCGGGCCGTCGAGGCCGGTGTCGACGGCAAGATCGTGCTCGTCCCCTGA
- a CDS encoding O-acetylhomoserine aminocarboxypropyltransferase/cysteine synthase family protein produces the protein MPESVNGSATPHRGAPRSFATAQVQAGFVPGLAENTAVPSIHQSNAFEFRSLSEARDLFALRRDGNIYSRAANPTVLVFERRVAELEGGIAAAGVASGQAAVAVALLALAKQGEHIVAARQLYGGTIDLLGDTFADWGIEVTFVDQDDLAAWEAAVRPTTRALFAESISNPIAQVLDLGAVAAVARRAGVPLVIDNTVATPYLQRAKDFGADIVVHSATKFLGGHGTSLGGVVVDLGTFDFTADPDRWPQLTRTYARVPDGSLVERFGATGSPYIALVKTKYVHDLGPSLSAFNAFQLLQGIETLDLRVQRHTASALTVARFLESHPAVARVHHPGLESSPWHRRAQAYLPHGAGSVFAFDLPSSGDDEADFRLVEDVIARLQVIKLVANIGDARSLVAHPASMTHSHMTPTQLADAHIGSTTVRLSIGLEDARDLVDDLARALDPLVEASVRQELAESRSR, from the coding sequence ATGCCCGAATCGGTCAACGGCTCCGCCACGCCCCACCGCGGCGCCCCGCGTTCGTTCGCGACGGCGCAGGTGCAGGCGGGGTTCGTCCCCGGTCTCGCGGAGAACACCGCCGTGCCGTCGATCCACCAGTCCAACGCGTTCGAGTTCCGCTCGCTCAGCGAGGCCCGGGACCTCTTCGCGCTCCGCCGGGACGGCAACATCTACAGCCGTGCGGCCAATCCGACGGTGCTCGTCTTCGAGCGCCGCGTGGCCGAGCTCGAGGGCGGCATCGCCGCGGCGGGCGTGGCGTCCGGCCAGGCGGCCGTCGCCGTCGCTCTGCTGGCGCTGGCCAAGCAGGGCGAGCACATCGTCGCCGCTCGCCAGCTGTACGGCGGCACCATCGACCTCCTGGGCGACACCTTCGCCGACTGGGGCATCGAGGTCACCTTCGTCGATCAGGACGACCTCGCAGCCTGGGAGGCCGCCGTCCGGCCGACCACACGGGCCCTGTTCGCCGAGTCGATCTCGAACCCGATCGCCCAGGTGCTCGATCTCGGCGCCGTCGCGGCGGTCGCGCGACGCGCGGGCGTGCCCCTGGTCATCGACAACACGGTCGCGACGCCCTACCTCCAGCGCGCGAAGGACTTCGGCGCCGACATCGTGGTGCACTCCGCGACGAAGTTCCTGGGCGGTCACGGCACGTCGCTGGGAGGTGTCGTCGTGGACCTCGGCACCTTCGACTTCACCGCCGACCCGGATCGGTGGCCGCAGCTCACCCGCACCTATGCGCGGGTTCCGGACGGCAGCCTCGTGGAGCGATTCGGCGCCACCGGGTCGCCCTACATCGCGCTGGTCAAGACCAAGTACGTCCACGACCTCGGCCCGTCGCTCTCGGCCTTCAACGCGTTCCAGCTGCTCCAGGGAATCGAGACCCTCGACCTGCGGGTGCAGCGCCACACCGCCAGCGCGCTGACCGTCGCCCGGTTCTTGGAGTCGCACCCCGCAGTGGCCCGTGTCCACCACCCCGGACTGGAGTCGAGCCCGTGGCATCGCCGCGCGCAGGCGTATCTGCCGCACGGCGCCGGCTCGGTGTTCGCCTTCGATCTGCCCTCCTCGGGCGACGACGAGGCCGACTTCCGGCTCGTCGAGGACGTCATCGCGCGCCTGCAGGTGATCAAGCTCGTCGCCAACATCGGCGATGCGCGCAGCCTGGTCGCTCACCCGGCGTCGATGACGCACAGCCACATGACCCCGACGCAGCTGGCCGACGCGCACATCGGCAGCACGACGGTGCGGCTGTCGATCGGCCTCGAGGACGCGCGCGACCTCGTCGACGACCTCGCGCGCGCGCTCGACCCGCTCGTCGAGGCCTCCGTCCGGCAGGAGCTGGCCGAGAGCCGGTCGCGGTAG
- a CDS encoding Gfo/Idh/MocA family protein yields the protein MTSSSPRWGILGPGGIARAFTSDLRTAGLDVTAVGSRRQQTADAFAADFGIPRAHGSYEELVADPDVDIVYVATPHPMHAANALLAIEAGKHVLVEKPFTLNAAEAAAVRDAAAARGVLAMEAMWTRYLPHMVRIRELVASGALGEVRAVMADHTQRLPADPAHRINALELGGGALLDLGIYPISFAWDILGAPLSIAASARLGDTGSDTEVATVMAHASGALSTSLSASRAAGPNTATVIGTDARVEVDRVWYSPTSFRVVGPDGVVREEYRSDLDGRGMQYQALAAERLISEGRTDSDVLPIDETVAIMGTLDEIRELVGVRYPGEE from the coding sequence ATGACTTCGTCGTCCCCGCGCTGGGGCATCCTCGGCCCGGGCGGCATCGCCCGTGCCTTCACGAGCGACCTCCGGACCGCCGGGCTGGATGTGACGGCAGTCGGGTCGCGCCGGCAGCAGACCGCCGATGCGTTCGCGGCGGATTTCGGCATCCCCCGCGCGCACGGCTCCTACGAGGAGCTCGTCGCCGATCCCGACGTCGACATCGTGTACGTCGCCACGCCCCATCCGATGCACGCGGCGAATGCGCTGCTGGCGATCGAGGCCGGCAAGCACGTGCTCGTCGAGAAACCGTTCACGCTCAACGCCGCCGAGGCGGCCGCCGTCCGCGACGCGGCCGCTGCGCGGGGGGTGCTGGCGATGGAGGCGATGTGGACGCGCTACCTGCCGCACATGGTGCGCATCCGGGAGCTCGTGGCGTCGGGCGCCCTCGGCGAGGTGCGCGCCGTCATGGCCGACCACACGCAGCGCCTCCCCGCCGACCCGGCGCACCGGATCAACGCGCTCGAACTCGGCGGGGGCGCGCTACTGGATCTGGGCATCTACCCGATCTCGTTCGCGTGGGACATCCTCGGCGCCCCGCTGTCGATCGCGGCGTCGGCGCGCCTGGGCGACACGGGCTCGGACACCGAGGTCGCCACCGTCATGGCGCACGCCTCGGGCGCGCTCTCGACGTCGCTGTCGGCATCGCGCGCCGCCGGACCCAACACGGCGACCGTGATCGGCACCGACGCCCGCGTCGAGGTCGATCGCGTCTGGTACTCCCCCACCTCGTTCCGGGTGGTGGGCCCCGATGGCGTGGTCCGCGAGGAGTACCGCTCGGATCTCGACGGGCGGGGCATGCAGTATCAGGCCCTCGCGGCGGAGCGGCTCATCAGCGAGGGACGCACCGATTCAGATGTCCTGCCGATCGACGAGACGGTCGCGATCATGGGCACCCTCGACGAGATCCGCGAGCTCGTCGGCGTCCGCTACCCCGGAGAGGAATGA
- a CDS encoding NYN domain-containing protein, translating into MADLQNARVAVYLDFDNIVMSWYDRVHGKNSYSRDRQKISAGGSDPEIVERLTAATIDVGAIIDYATSFGTLVLTRAYADWSAPVNAEYRSQLVARAVDLVQLFPAAAYAKNGADIRLAVDAVEDMFRLPDLTHVVIVAGDSDYVPLAQRCKRLGRFVIGVGVAGSTAKSLAAACDQFDSYDALPGVAAPPEGKKDAAPQRRRSRKTADPTGSLLERALRLESDKDDVEWQHASAVKSLIKRLDPSFSEKALGHKSFSEFVKAHADVAEVDESGNIVLIRLAEGRR; encoded by the coding sequence GTGGCCGATCTGCAGAACGCCCGCGTAGCCGTCTATCTCGACTTCGACAACATCGTGATGTCGTGGTACGACCGCGTGCACGGCAAGAACTCGTACTCGCGCGACCGCCAGAAGATCTCCGCAGGCGGGTCGGACCCCGAGATCGTCGAGCGCCTGACGGCGGCCACGATCGACGTGGGCGCGATCATCGACTACGCGACGTCGTTCGGGACGCTCGTGCTCACCCGCGCCTACGCCGACTGGTCGGCACCGGTCAACGCCGAGTACCGCTCCCAGCTCGTCGCGCGCGCCGTCGACCTCGTGCAGCTCTTCCCCGCCGCCGCCTACGCCAAGAACGGTGCCGACATCCGGCTCGCCGTCGACGCCGTCGAGGACATGTTCCGCCTTCCCGACCTGACCCACGTGGTCATCGTCGCGGGCGACTCCGACTACGTGCCGCTCGCGCAGCGGTGCAAGCGGCTGGGTCGATTCGTGATCGGCGTCGGCGTCGCCGGCTCGACGGCCAAGTCGCTGGCCGCCGCGTGCGACCAGTTCGACTCGTACGACGCGCTCCCGGGAGTCGCGGCTCCGCCGGAGGGGAAGAAGGATGCCGCCCCGCAGCGGCGCCGGAGCCGCAAGACCGCCGACCCGACGGGGTCACTGCTGGAGCGGGCGCTCCGGCTCGAGAGCGACAAGGACGACGTGGAGTGGCAGCACGCGTCGGCGGTGAAGAGCCTGATCAAGAGGCTCGACCCGTCGTTCAGCGAGAAGGCGCTCGGCCATAAGAGCTTCTCCGAGTTCGTCAAGGCGCACGCCGATGTCGCCGAGGTCGACGAGTCCGGCAACATCGTCCTCATCCGCCTCGCCGAGGGTCGCCGCTGA
- a CDS encoding ROK family transcriptional regulator, with the protein MARRNAPPGSQTSLREANRARVVESLKRHGRLTQIELAGSTGLSPATVSNIVKELTASGLLHTSFTTSSGRRATLVSLARRLGLVAGVHYSSRHLHIAIADTARTIVTQSSLPLPLDHRHDAELDRLALLLGDMMESLGSSPTDLLAVGLALPAPIDSRTGMVSTPGLLRGWEGVDVAESLSVRIGRPVYVDSEANLGGLAEAREGNGRAAASSVFLRVGHTISAGLIVDGDLFRGVNGKAGQIGHVTLDENGPICRCSNRGCLETYAGGPALLSLFPPSEGMHRLGDLLHAAEAGDGAARRVIADAGRHIGIAAASLCNLVDPGLIVVGGELGQAGEILMAPMRHALERTALASAEGLPEIVGASFGEWAETRGAIAIALDHVTVDAQLPSAPSLPITA; encoded by the coding sequence GTGGCACGCCGTAACGCCCCACCGGGCTCGCAGACCTCGCTCCGCGAGGCCAACCGCGCGCGTGTCGTCGAGTCACTCAAGCGCCACGGCCGCCTCACGCAGATCGAGCTCGCCGGCAGCACCGGGCTCTCACCGGCGACCGTGTCCAACATCGTCAAGGAGCTGACCGCCTCCGGCCTCCTCCACACCTCCTTCACCACCAGCAGCGGCCGGCGGGCCACCCTGGTGTCGCTCGCCCGACGACTGGGGCTCGTCGCCGGCGTGCACTACAGCTCGCGTCACCTGCACATCGCGATCGCCGACACCGCGCGCACGATCGTCACGCAGTCGTCGCTTCCGCTGCCCCTGGACCACCGGCACGACGCCGAGCTGGACCGGCTGGCGCTTCTGCTGGGCGACATGATGGAGTCGCTCGGCAGCAGCCCCACCGACCTGCTGGCGGTGGGCCTGGCCCTGCCGGCGCCGATCGATTCCCGCACCGGCATGGTCTCGACCCCCGGACTGCTGCGCGGCTGGGAGGGGGTCGATGTGGCCGAGAGCCTCTCGGTACGCATCGGACGCCCGGTCTACGTCGACAGCGAGGCCAACCTGGGCGGGCTGGCCGAGGCACGGGAGGGCAACGGCCGCGCCGCCGCCTCGAGCGTCTTCCTCCGCGTGGGTCACACCATCAGCGCGGGGCTGATCGTCGACGGTGACCTCTTCCGGGGAGTCAACGGCAAGGCCGGCCAGATCGGCCACGTGACCCTCGACGAGAACGGCCCGATCTGCCGGTGCAGCAACCGCGGCTGCCTCGAGACCTACGCCGGCGGACCTGCTCTCCTCTCGCTCTTCCCCCCGAGCGAGGGGATGCACCGTCTCGGCGACCTGCTTCACGCCGCCGAAGCGGGCGACGGCGCGGCACGGCGGGTCATCGCCGACGCCGGGCGCCACATCGGCATCGCCGCGGCGAGCCTCTGCAACCTCGTCGATCCCGGACTCATCGTGGTCGGCGGCGAGCTCGGCCAAGCCGGCGAGATCCTCATGGCGCCCATGCGGCACGCCCTCGAGCGCACCGCACTGGCCTCCGCCGAGGGGCTGCCCGAGATCGTCGGGGCGTCGTTCGGGGAGTGGGCCGAGACGCGGGGGGCGATCGCGATCGCGCTGGACCACGTCACCGTCGACGCACAGCTGCCGAGCGCACCCTCGCTGCCCATCACCGCGTGA